Genomic segment of Gammaproteobacteria bacterium:
GCCGGTGAAGCGCCGATTGCCGGGGCCGACGGACGAACACTATGCCGCGCCATCCGGGCGCGCGGCCATGCTGATCCCGTGTTCGTGGAACGCGTTGCTGAGCTGCCGGAAACGCTAGCCGGGCTGCTGCGCAAGGGTGACATTCTGCTCACGCTGGGCGCGGGCGACATCGGTGCAGCGGCGGCGAAATTGCCGCAGCAACTTAAAGACTTGATAGCGTGATGGCCATGCACCAGCCACCGGCCTTGCGTGGCACCCTGCTCCGTGATGAGCCTATGGCGCGCCACACCACTTGGCGCGTGGGTGGCCCGGCCCGGCAGTTTTATCTGCCTGCCGACATCGATGATCTGGCGCTGTTCCTGAGCCAGTTGCCGGAGAACGAACCGCTCTTCTGGGTTGGTCTGGGCAGCAATCTGCTGGTGCGTGACGGCGGTATCGTCGGCACCGTCATCATGATTTCCGGCGCGCTGGGCGGGTTACAGCATGACGGCGTCACTGTGCGCGCCGAGGCGGGCGTGCCTTGCGCCAAAGTGGCTCGTTACTGCGCGCGCCAGGGGCTGGTGGGTATCGAGTTTTTCGCCGGCATCCCCGGCACGGTAGGTGGAGCCTTGGCGATGAACGCAGGTGCCTTCGGTGGCGAGACCTGGCCGCTGGTGGAATCAGTGGAGACCATTGATCACAAGGGCTTGCGTCATATACGCAAGCCGGACGAATACCGCGTCGGCTATCGCAGCGTCACGGGGCCTGCGGGGGAATGGTTCATCGCTGCGAATTTCAGGTTGCAGAGCGGCGACACCGAGGCCAGCCAGGCACGCATCAAAGAATTGCTGGAGCAGCGCAACCGCACCCAGCCGACCAATCAGCCCAGTTGCGGATCTGTGTTCCGCAATCCGCCCGGCGACCATGCGGCGCGGTTGATCGAGGCCAGTGGACTGAAGGGCATGTGCATCGGTGGCGCCTGCGTGTCCGCCAAGCACGCTAATTTCATTGTGAATACCGGCAATGCAACGGCTGCGGACATTGAGGCATTAATCGCGCATGTAGCAGATGTGGTGGAGCGCGATCACAGCATTAGATTAATCCGGGAGGCGCACATCATCGGTGAGCGTCCCCCGTCAAAAGAGGTTTGAGCCATGACGCACAAGACCAATAATCCAGCGGATTTCGGCAAGGTTGCAGTATTGCTGGGCGGCCGCTCCGCCGAACGCGAAGTTTCGCTGATGAGCGGCAACGCCGTGCTTGATGGACTGCGCAGCCGTGGTGTAGATGCCCATCCCTTTGATCCCGCCGAACGTGATCTGGCTGAACTGCGCGGCTATGACCGTGCCTTCATCATATTGCACGGACGCTACGGCGAAGACGGCACCATCCAGGGCGCACTGGAACTCATGGACATTCCTTATACCGGCAGTGGCGTGTTGGCGAGCGCGCTGGCGATGGACAAGTGGCGCACCAAGTTGGTGTGGCAGGCCACAGGCGTTCCCACGCCACGCTATGTCCTGCTGGAGGAAGGGTTCGACCCCGAGGCCGTCGCGCACCAGCTCGGATTGCCGATTTTCGTCAAACCAGCTACCGAGGGATCCAGCATCGGTATCGCCAAAGTGACCCGTGCCGATCAGCTCGTGGAAGCCTGGCGCGTGGCGTCGCAACATGACAGTCTGGTGCTCGCGGAACAGTTTATCGAAGGGCAAGAAGTACAGTTCCCCATCCTGGGCGATCGCGTACTGCCTTCGATCCGTATAGAAACACCGTGCGAATTTTATGATTACCAGGCCAAGTATTTCCGCGACGATACACGCTACTACTGCCCGGGCCTTCCCGCCGAAGAAGAGAGCCGCCTGCACGACGTCGTGCTGCGCGCTTTCCGCGTGCTGGGGTGCCATGGCTGGGCGCGGGTAGACCTCATCATCGACCACCAGGGTAACCCCTATTTTCTGGAGATGAATACCTCGCCCGGCATGACCAGCCACAGCCTGGTGCCGATGGCGGCCCGTGTCGCCGGAATCGAGTTTGACGAACTGGTATGGCAGGTGTTGGAAACAACGCTGCAATCAAGCTAAGGAAAGAGATTTCGAACGATTATGTTCAGCAAACGTCCTAAAACCAATCGACGCATCGAGCCGGTTCAAGCCGACGGCGGTTGGCGAGCGCGCATCAATGCCCGCGTGATCGTCATGGCGGCGCTGGGCGTGATGTTGTGCGGGTTGGCGGCGTGGGGCTGGGTGAAGCTGGATGATCCACGCACCTTGCCAATTGCGGCGGTGAAGGTTGAAGGCCAATTTCACCACCTGAGTACACAACAGTTGCAGCAGGCGGCGTCCGCGTATACGGCGGGAGGGTTTTTCAATGTCGATGTCGACGCAGTCAGGGATGCCGTGCTGCGCTTGCCGTGGGTGAATTCCGTCAGCGTGCGCCGAGTCTGGCCGGATACGCTGCAGATTGCCGTCGTGGAACATCTGCCCGTGGCGCGTTGGGGCAGTGGCGGATTGGTCAACAGCCAGGGCGCGCTGTTCTTTCCGCCTGCGGCGGGTTATCCGGCAGGGTTGCCTGAGTTGCAGGGACCGCAAGGCAGCGAGACTAGGGTCGCCGCGCGTTATCGGGATATCGATAAGACCTTAAGGCCACTCGCGCTGCATGTCAGCCGCGTATCGCTGGATGATCGCCGCTCCTGGCGGATCGAGTTGGATAACAGTGCCCTGCTGGTGTTGGGCCACGTTGCGGACGATGCGCGCCTGACACGTTTCGCACGCATCTATCCGATAGCGCTGGCAGCACGCGCGGCGGATATCGGCGAGGTGGATCTGCGGTACACGAACGGATTTGCGGTGCGCTGGAAGAAAGTATGAAGCGGAATGGCGCAAATGCAGGGTGGGTTAGCGTTTTTTTGCGTAACCCGCCAAGCGTTGCGCAGCAACACAACGGGTTTAATCAGGGGTAAAAGATTTAAATGTCCAAGAAGTCTGACAAAGATTTGATCGTAGGTCTCGATATCGGCACCTCCAAGGTGGTGGCGATTGTGTGCGAGATTACGCCGGAGGGGAGGGTCGATATCATCGGCATCGGCTCGCATCCGTCACGCGGCCTGAAAAAGGGCGTGGTGGTGAATATTGAGTCCACCGTGCAATCCATCCAGCGCGCCGTGGAAGAGGCGGAGCTGATGGCGGGCTGCCAGATTCACTCCGTCTATGCGGGCATCGCGGGCAGTCACATCCGCAGCCTCAATTCGCATGGCATCGTGGCGATACGTGACCAGGAAGTGACGCAGGCCGATGTCGACCGCGTTATCGACGCCGCGCGCGCGGTGGCGATTCCTGCCGACCAGAAGATCCTGCATATCCTGCCGCAGGAATTCATTATCGATCACCAGGAGGGCATCCGCGAGCCCATTGGCATGTCGGGCGTGCGCCTTGAGGCCAAGGTACACATCGTTACCGGCGCGGTGAGCGCGGCGCAGAATATCGAGAAATGCGTGCGGCGCTGCGGTCTTGAGGTAGACGACGTCATCCTCGAGCAGCTCGCCTCCAGCTACGCCGTATTGACAGAAGATGAAAAAGAGCTGGGCGTGTGCCTGGTCGATATTGGCGGCGGTACCACGGACATTGCCATTTTTACCGACGGTGCGATTCGCCATACGGCAGTGATACCCATCGCCGGCGATCAGGTGACCAATGATATTGCCGTGGCGCTGCGCACGCCCACCCAGTTTGCCGAGGACATCAAGATCAAATACGGCTGCGCGCTGCGGCAACTGGCCAGCGTCAATGAAACCATCGAAGTGCCCGGCGTCGGAGAGCGCCCATCGCGCCGTCTGGCGCGCCAGACCTTGGCCGAAGTGATTGAGCCGCGCTATGAAGAATTGTTGAGCCTGGTTCAGGCCGAACTGCGGCGTAGCGGATTTGAAGGCCTGATTGCCGCCGGCATTGTGCTGACTGGCGGCACGTCCAAGATGGAAGGCGTGGTCGAGCTCGCCGAGGAAATTTTCCACATGCCGGTACGCCTGGGGGTTCCGCAAAATGTCGTGGGGTTGGTGGATGTGGTGCGCAATCCGATTCATGCCACGGGTGTCGGACTGCTGCTGTTCGGTTGCCAGCAGCGCCATGGGCGTGGCAGTGAAGCGAAGGTGAAAGAGGGCGTCAAGAACATGTGGGAAAGGATGAGGGGCTGGTTTCAGGGGAGTTTTTAGTTTCAAGGGTGTGGCCACGGAGTTTTCGGTGTCTCTGTGGTAATGACAGTTCATTTGGCGGGCTATTTAGGAGATAAGATCATGTTTGAATTAATGGATGCATACAGTCAAAACGCAGTAATCAAGGTTATCGGTGTGGGTGGCGGTGGCGGTAATGCTGTTGAGCATATGGTGGTGGCGAGCATCGATGGCGTCGATTTCATCTGCGCCAATACCGACGCGCAGGCGCTGAAAAAATCCTCGGCGCGCACCGTGCTGCAACTGGGCGGCAGCATGACCAAAGGGCTGGGCGCGGGCGCCAATCCCGATGTCGGCAGACAGGCGGCGCTGGAAGATCGTGACCGTATCATGGAGCTGATCGAAGGGACCGACATGCTGTTTATCACCGCGGGCATGGGCGGCGGCACCGGCACCGGCGCTGCGCCTATCGTGGCACAGATTGCAAGGGAAATGGGTATCCTGACTGTGGCAGTGGTGACCAAGCCGTTCCCCTTCGAAGGCGCCAAGCGCATGAAGGTAGCGCAAGCCGGTATCAAGGAGCTGGCGCAACATGTCGATTCGTTGATCACTATCCCCAACGAAAAACTGCTCTCCGTGCTGGGCAAGGGCGTATCCCTGCTCGATGCCTTCAAGTCGGCGAACAACGTCTTGTTGGGCGCTGTGCAGGGCATCGCGGAGCTGATAACACGCCCCGGCCTGATCAACGTCGACTTTGCCGACGTGCGCACCGTGATGTCCGAGATGGGCATGGGCATGATGGGCTCGGGTTCCGCCAGCGGCGCTGATCGCGCAAGACGCGCCGCCGAGGCCGCCGTTGCCAGCCCGCTACTGGAAGACATCAATCTGTCCGGCGCACGCGGCATCCTGGTGAACGTCACTGCCGGCCTGGACATGTCCATTGGTGAATTTGAAGAGGTCGGCAATATCATCAAAGAGTTTGCCTCGGAGAACGCCACCGTGGTGGTGGGCACGGTGATCGATCCTGATATGGTGGCTGGCGAGCTGCGTGTCACCGTAGTTGCAACCGGGCTGGGCGGACGCGAGGAAATTACCGAAAAGCCGGTCAAGCTGGTTTACCAGAGTGTCGCCGGACTAAGCGCCGGGCACAACAGTGCGCAGAGCGGCTATTCCAGCGACCAAAATGCTGGATTTGGCATGGGCGACATTGATTACGGCAAGCTGGACCGTCCGACAGTAATGCGCAACCAGGCCGTGTCCGGGCGTCATGCGCAGGCGATCAATCTGGACTCCAATCTGGATTACCTGGATATCCCTGCGTTTCTGCGCCGGCAGGCGGATTGACGGGCTGCACTGGCCGGAGTACCGGCCAGTAGCCAGGGTTGTTTTTACTAGGCAGGGCTTCTTGCGCTGTGATAACATGACGCCAAAGAAGGTTTGCGGTGTCCCTCCATGATGGTGGGGCAGGGTAGGCTATCGTGTATGGATATCGTGGTATTGTTAGCATGATCAAGCAGCGCACATTAAAGAACGTCATCAGGGCCACAGGTGTTGGTTTGCACACCGGCGAAAAGGTTTATCTGACACTTCGTCCTGCCGCTGCCGATGCGGGCATCGTGTTTCGCCGCGTGGATCTTGATCCGCCGGTGGAAATCCACGCCTCCCCGGACAACGTCGGCGATACCCGTTTATCCACAACGCTGGGTAGCGGTGCTGCGTCTGTTTCCACCGTGGAGCATCTGTTGTCGGCGCTGGCGGGTCTGGGGATCGACAATGCCTATATCGACATCAGCGCGCCTGAGGTGCCAATCATGGATGGCAGTGCCGGCCCCTTTGTGTTCCTCATCCAGTCGGCTGGCGTGGTAGAGCAGAATGCGCCCAAGCGCTTTATTCGCATCAAGGAGTCCGTGCTTGTTCAGGATGGCGACAAGTGGGCCCGCTTCGATCCTTTTGATGGCTTTAAGGTTTCGTTCAGCATTGACTTCGACCACCCCGCCTTCAAGGGGCGTCCTCAAGAGGTGGTTGTGGATTTCTCCACGACCTCGTTTGTCAAGGAAGTCAGCCGGGCCCGCACCTTCGGTTTTATGCGCGACATAGAGATGCTGCGCAAAAACAAGCTGGCATTGGGTGGCAGCCCCGATAACGCGATTGTCGTGGATGACTACCGCATCCTCAACGAAGATGGCCTGCGTTACGAGGACGAATTCGTCAAGCACAAGGTGCTGGACGCCGTGGGCGACCTCTACTTGCTGGGGCACAGCCTGATCGGCGCGTTCAGCGGCTACAAGTCGGGGCACCAATTGAACAATCGTCTGTTGCGCGCGCTGATGGCCAACGAAAAGGCCTGGGAACTGGTGACTTTTGAAGAAGGCAACAAGTCCGCACCCATATCATTCCTGCAGCCGGTGACGGCGGGTTGAGCAATTGATTTAGCGTTGTTTTCCATGCCGCGCCAGACGGTGCAGTGCGGCCTGGAGTCTGGGGTGGGCGATGGCATCGGCCATACTGTCAAGCAGGCTGGCGGTGTCCCCGGACATGTGCGCGCGCCTTGGTTTTTCTGCCGGGGCAGCGGCTATGCTGGCGGGCCTGACCTTGATGTCGATGCCGCGCAGGTGCTGTAGGGCCGGTTGCTTTTGCAGTTGTGCAAGCATGACGGGCACGCTATAACGCAGCTTCAGCGCCCAAGCGGATGAGTCGGCATGCAATACCAGCGTATCACCCCGGATGTTTGCCACCTGGCAGTGCTGATTTAGCGGCGGTGGAAGCTGGCTGCGCAAGGCGTGGTTCAACTGCTCTAGCCGCTTGGCGCGGGCGAGTAGCGGCTGGAGTATGTCATGGCTTCCCGCCAGCAGACCGGCTATGCGTTTAGGTGTCTTGATTGGCATGTTTTTTAATGATTGCGATGTAAACGAAAACATAATATAGACTGGGAGCCTTTATCCTAGGAGTCTACCTAAGTCAGACAGACTTCTAGCTCCTTTCCCCATCCTCCGATTTCTGAATTGATTATCCCATGGTCACCAAATTCCTGAGCAAAATTTTTGGCAGCCGCAATGAGCGGCTCATAAAAGCCATGCAAAGCACTGTGGCGCGCATCAACGCGCTTGAGCCTCAGTATACGGTCCTGTCCGATGACGCGTTGCGCGCCAAGACCGAAGAGTTTCGGCAGCGGCTTGCCAAGGGCGAGGCTCTTGACGCCTTGTTGCCGGAAGCCTTCGCCACGGTGCGCGAGGCGGGCAAGCGTGTCATGAACATGCGTCACTTCGACGTGCAATTAGTCGGCGGCATGACGCTGCACGATGGCAAGATTGCCGAGATGCGCACTGGCGAGGGTAAAACCCTGGTCGGGACACTTCCTGTCTACCTGAATGCCTTGGCTGGCAATGGCGTGCATGTGGTGACGGTCAATGATTACCTGGCGCGCCGCGACTCCGCCTGGATGGGCAGGCTCTATAGTTTCCTGGGGTTGACCACGGGCGTAATTCTCTCCGGGCAGGATTCCGCCACCAAGCGCGAGGCGTATGCGGCGGACATCACCTACGGTACCAATAACGAGTTCGGATTTGACTATCTGCGCGACAACATGGCGTTCAGCCCCGCCGACCGCGTGCAGCGTCCCCTGCATTATGCGGTGATTGACGAGGTCGATTCGATCCTGATCGACGAGGCACGCACGCCGTTGATCATCTCCGGCCCTGCCGAAGACAGCTCGGATATGTACAAAAAGATTAATGTGCTTATTCCCAAGCTGACCAAGCAGGACGTGGAGGAAGGGCCGGGCGACTATTCCGTGGACGAAAAGGCGCGGCAGGTCTATCTCACCGAGGAAGGTCACGCGCAGGCCGAGGAATTGTTACTGAAGGCCGGACTGCTGGAGGAAGGCGAGAGTCTGTACGACGCCGCCAACATCAGTCTGATGCACCACCTGAATGCGGCCTTGCGCGCGCATGTGCTCTACCACCGCGATGTCGAATACATCGTGCGGGACGGTGAGGTGATCATCGTCGACGAATTCACGGGCCGCATCATGCCGGGGCGCCGCTGGTCAGATGGGTTGCACCAGGCGGTAGAAGCGAAGGAAGGCGTGTCAATCCAGAATGAGAATCAGACGCTGGCATCGATTACCTTCCAGAACTATTTCCGGCTTTATAACAAACTGGCGGGCATGACCGGCACGGCGGATACCGAGGCCTATGAATTCCAGCAGATCTATGGTCTGGAGGTGGTGGTCATCCCCACCAATCGGCCCATGATCCGCAAGGATCATGGCGATCTGATTTATCTTACCGCCAAGGAAAAGTTTACCGCGATCATTGAAGATATCAAAGGATGCCGGGAGCGTGGCCAGCCGGTGCTGGTGGGTACGGCCTCAATTGAGTCATCCGAGCACCTGTCGCGCCTGCTCACCGAGCAAAAAATCAAGCATGAGGTGCTCAACGCCAAGCAGCATGACCGCGAGGCGGAGATCATAGCCCAGGCCGGGCGTCCGGGTGGAGTGACCATCGCTACCAATATGGCGGGCCGCGGTACCGACATCGTGCTGGGCGGTAGTCTTGAGGCGGAGATTGCCGCGCTGAAAGAGCCCGATGAACAAACTGTGCAGCGGCTGCGCGATGAATGGCAGAAGCGCCATGACCAGGTGCTGGCGCTGGGCGGGTTGCACATTATCGGCACCGAGCGTCACGAGTCGCGGCGCATCGACAACCAGTTGCGCGGCCGTTCGGGACGGCAGGGCGATGCCGGTTCGACGCGCTTTTACCTGTCGCTGGAAGATAACCTGATGCGCATTTTCGCCTCTGACCGCGTATCCGCGATCATGCAGAAACTGGGCATGGAGGAAGGCGAGGCGATTGAGCATCCCTGGGTCAGCAAGGCGATAGAAAACGCCCAGCGCAAGGTGGAAGGGCACAACTTCGATATCCGCAAGCAATTGCTGGAATACGACGATGTCGCCAACGATCAGCGCAAGGTGATTTATGAGCAGCGCAACCACCTGATGGAGTCCGATGATGTGTCCGAAACCATTGCCGCGATACGCGGCGATGTGATGGAGGCCTTGATCAGTCAGTACATTCCGCCGCACAGCCTTGACGAGCAGTGGGATATCCCCGGTTTGCAAGATGCGCTGGAGGCTGAGTTCAGCCTGAAGCTTGATATCGCGGGATGGCTGCATGCCGACGAAAACCTGCACGAAGAGACGCTGCGCGAGCGCATTCGCGATGAGGTGGAAAAGGCCTATGCCGCCAAGGAAGCCGAGGCGGGCAGCCCCGTGATGCGCCACTTTGAAAAGGCGGTGATGCTGCAAGTGCTGGATACGCACTGGAAGGATCACCTGGCGGCGATGGATCACCTTCGCCAGGGTATCCATCTGCGCGGCTATGCCCAGAAAAATCCCAAACAGGAGTACAAGCGCGAAGCCTTCGAGATGTTTGGCATGATGCTGGGCAACATCAAGCGCGAGGTGATTAGCATCCTCTCCAGGGTACAGATTCGCGCCGAGGAAGATGTGCAGGCCGTCGAAGAGCAGCGCCGCTCGCATGTCCCCATGCATTTTGAGCATGCGCAGGTGAGCGCCATGGCTGTGGATGGGGCAGACGAAGTAGCGATAGGTGAGGATCAGCACACCCCTGTCGTACGCGAAGGCCGTAAGGTCGGACGTAACGAACCTTGCCCGTGCGGCTCGGGTCAGAAGTATAAAAATTGTCATGGGAAGCTGGTGTAATCCATTTCATGTTTTGACTCCCCCTCTCCCGCTTTGCGGGAGAGGGCAGGGGAGAGGGCCGGAGGGCAAAATAGTGGCGGTAGGATTGACAGGTTTGCCAGAGATGCATCCGGTAGCAGGCATCCGCCTCGGCACGGCATGCGCAGGTATCAAAAAGCCAGGGCGGCGTGATCTGGTGGTGGTGGAGCTGGCAGAGGGCGCGCGTTGCGCCGCCGTGTTCACGCGCAACGCCTTCTGCGCCGCGCCGGTGATCGTGGCCCGCAATCATCTTGCTACCGCCCGCTACCTGCTGGTCAACACCGGCAACGCCAATGCCGGCACTGGCGAACAGGGCATGCGTGACGCTCTGGCCTGTTGCGCCGCGCTGGCGCAACAGGTCGGGTGTGTGCCCGAGTCCGTCCTGCCATTTTCCACCGGCGTGATCGGCGAGCCCTTACCGGTGCAGCGCATCGCTGCTGGGTTGCCCGAGGCCTGCGCAAATCTGAATGAGGCGGGCTGGGACGATGCCGCCCACGGCATCATGACCACCGACACTGTGCCCAAGGGCGCGTCGCGCCACCTGCTAATAGACGGGCAGGCAGTCACCGTCACCGGTATCGCCAAAGGCTCGGGCATGATCCGTCCCGACATGGCCACCATGCTCGCCTTTGTCGCCACCGATGCGGCCTGTGATCCCGTGCTTTTGCAGCAATGCCTAAACGAAGCGGTGGCAGTGTCATTTAACCGCATCACCGTGGACGGCGACACCTCCACCAACGACGCATGCGTGCTGATCGCCACAGGGAAAAGCACGCTCGCGCCCATTGCCAGCACATCCAGTGCTGCCTATAAGCTGCTGTGCGCGGCAGTTGCCGAGGTTTGCACTGAGCTTGCGCAGGCCATCATCCGTGATGGCGAAGGCGCTACCAAGCTGATCACTGTCGACGTGCAAGAGGGCGGGAGCATTGATGAGTGCGCGCTGGTGGCCTATGCCGTCGCCCATTCTCCTTTGGTCAAAACCGCATTCTTTGCCAGCGACCCCAACTGGGGCCGCATCCTCGCTGCCGTGGGCCGCGCCGGGCTCGCTGGCCTGGATGTTGGACGAATCTCTATCTATCTTGATGAAGTCTGTATCGTCCGCAACGGCGGCCGCGCGCCTGAATACCGTGAGGAACTGGGGCAGCAGGTGATGAAGCGTGACGAAATCACCGTGCGAATCCACCTTGGCCGTGGTACACATCACGACAGGGTGTGGACCTGTGATTTCTCCTATGACTACGTGCGGATTAACGCGGAATACCGGACCTGATAAAATCGTTTCAGTGGGTGGACTTTGCTATGTTGGAGAGAATTGGCATAAGGAATTCGTAATAAGTACTCAGGCAGTTGTAGCCCCGATGCCGATACCTTCGACGGCCGGGGAGATATATCGAAGGCAAGACCATTACCAATGAAAAACTGCCGTCCGCATGGTAGTCGCTTGATTGTCCTGATTTTACAAACGGCTCTGTGCTGGTTATCATCCTTGTCCCGTGACTGATACCTCATTTCCCGCCAGCCGTTTCCTTTCTCCCCGTTACTGGCCGCTCTGGATAGGCTTCGGTATTACGTGGTCCCTGGCCCGGCTGCCATATGCCTGGTTGATGCGCGCGGGTCGCATGCTGGGCAGGTTGCTGCTGGCGCTGCCCGGGCATCGGCGGCATGTCGCCTCCGTCAATCTGGCGCTGTGTTTCCCGGAGTTGACCGATGCTCAGCGCTACGACCTGCTTCGCAGGCACTTCGAGTCGCTGGGCATGGGTATGATGGAGATTGTGCTGTCCTGGTGGGCGTCGCCCGCGCGATTGCGTCCTCTGGCGCATGTGGAAGGGGTGGAACATCTCGATATGGCACTGAATGAGGGACGGGGGGTGATCCTGCTCATGGCGCACTTTACCACCGTGGAAATTGCCACAACATTATTGGCCATGCGCGTGCCGCTGTATGCCACCTACCGCCCGCATAACAATGCGTTGTTTGAAGAGGTGATGCGCCGTGCGCGCCAGCGGCACGGCTCGGTCATTGATCATGGCAACATCCGCGCCATGCTGCGCGCGCTCAAGAACAACAAGGCGGTGTGGTATTCACCCGACCAGGATTATTCGGGCAACCATAGTGTCTTTGTGCCCTTCTTCGGTGTGTCGGCAGCGACCATGACAGCAACGGCGGAGCTGGCGCGTCTTGGCAACGCATCGGTGATTCCGATCTTTCCCGAGCGCCTGCCGGGTGACCAGGGTTACCGGATTACCTTGCAGCCCGCATTAGAGAATTTCCCCAGCGGTGACGCTGAGAAGGATACCGCGCGCATCAACGCGCTTTTTGAGGCGCAGGTGCGCCTCATCCCTGAGCAGTATTTGTGGGTGCATCGCCGGTTCAAGTCACGGCCAACGG
This window contains:
- the argJ gene encoding bifunctional glutamate N-acetyltransferase/amino-acid acetyltransferase ArgJ codes for the protein MAVGLTGLPEMHPVAGIRLGTACAGIKKPGRRDLVVVELAEGARCAAVFTRNAFCAAPVIVARNHLATARYLLVNTGNANAGTGEQGMRDALACCAALAQQVGCVPESVLPFSTGVIGEPLPVQRIAAGLPEACANLNEAGWDDAAHGIMTTDTVPKGASRHLLIDGQAVTVTGIAKGSGMIRPDMATMLAFVATDAACDPVLLQQCLNEAVAVSFNRITVDGDTSTNDACVLIATGKSTLAPIASTSSAAYKLLCAAVAEVCTELAQAIIRDGEGATKLITVDVQEGGSIDECALVAYAVAHSPLVKTAFFASDPNWGRILAAVGRAGLAGLDVGRISIYLDEVCIVRNGGRAPEYREELGQQVMKRDEITVRIHLGRGTHHDRVWTCDFSYDYVRINAEYRT
- the lpxL gene encoding LpxL/LpxP family Kdo(2)-lipid IV(A) lauroyl/palmitoleoyl acyltransferase codes for the protein MTDTSFPASRFLSPRYWPLWIGFGITWSLARLPYAWLMRAGRMLGRLLLALPGHRRHVASVNLALCFPELTDAQRYDLLRRHFESLGMGMMEIVLSWWASPARLRPLAHVEGVEHLDMALNEGRGVILLMAHFTTVEIATTLLAMRVPLYATYRPHNNALFEEVMRRARQRHGSVIDHGNIRAMLRALKNNKAVWYSPDQDYSGNHSVFVPFFGVSAATMTATAELARLGNASVIPIFPERLPGDQGYRITLQPALENFPSGDAEKDTARINALFEAQVRLIPEQYLWVHRRFKSRPTGSKGVY